AGCGAACGATCCCTACTGCCGTCATCAATAAAGATTAATTCAAACTCAACAGGCATCCCTTTTGTCTCTTTTAAAAAAGCTTCGTAAAACAGTGGAATGGAGTCTTCCTCGTTCAGACAAGGAATTACCACACTTATTTTCTTCACGTTGCTATCTCCTTCTTATCCAGGTGATCCGTATCTTGCACTGCCATTTCCTTCGCTGCCGCGTTCACTCCCTCCCGTTGCCGAGAAAAGTTACAGCAAAACCGGCACGCTCCTATCAGCAGCGGCTTAGCAGAGCAACTGCTGACATGTGGCAGCTGCAAAAAAGAGGTTTCCAGGAGCATTCTGGATGATTGCCACAAAATCCTTTTTTTCATTGGTTGAATTGGCATTATCTTCCTTTATACCGTTCTCCTCATTGTGTAACGGCACAGCGCGCGTATGAATGAACCGGGGCTGTTTGTTTTGTCTGGTAACCGCACAGAATTATATCCTCAAAAAAGGGATCAACCACGCTGAGAACGAAAGCATTTAAAAAAGGACAGAGGTGGTGGCAATGATGAATCCAGAAGAAATGCAAAATTGTATGCAAAAATGGCAGGGGATTTTGCGCCTGCAGGATTGGGATCTGCATTTCTTGCCGGTCGAAGTGGAATGGCGCAAGACAGGTGATATCAAAATCGATGATGCCAATCACAACGCGGTTTTGATGCTCAATGTCTGTAACCCCAAACGCAGCAATACGGAAGAAGTGATCATTCACGAATTACTGCACCTAAAACTCTGGCAGATGGATCAAATGATCGAAGGGCTGATCAACTTGGTCTATGGTACTGACGAAGCGGACAGCAAACGGGAATTTGCTTACACCCAATTTATGCTGGCTCTGGAATCAACGGTGGAAGATTTAGCGAAAAGCTTCACTTACTTAGCCGCCGAAGAAAAAGAGAGCGCGCTCGGCAGACTGCATCAGGAGATTATCAACGAAATCCAGACAGATCACTATCAGATCAAGCAATAACCGAAATGTAATTCTTTTGTCCCTTTAAACAGATTAAAAACAAACCGGACTGCTTTACAAAGCAATCCGGTTTGTTGGTGCGCCCGGAGGGATTCGGACCCCCGACCACCAAGTTCGTAGCCTGTTACTCTATCCAGCTGAGCTACGGGCGCATAAATAAATTTGTTTAAATGGGGCGGATAACGGGACTCGAACCCACGACCCCCAAGGCCACAACCTGGTGCTCTAACCAACTGAGCTATATCCGCCGTAAATGAATGGTGCGCCTGGTAGGAATCGAACCTACGACACACGGATTAGAAGTCCGTTGCTCTATCCCCTGAGCTACAAGCGCATGTTCTGAGTGGAGAGCGCATCTTTACTGGTCGGGACGAAGGGATTCGAACCCCCGACCTTCTGGTCCCAAGCCAGACGCGCTACCAAACTGCGCTACGTCCCGAATACATTTCGCTTCTGCTGAGAGTGAATCATCAAGAATTTTACGTGCCTTCAGTTCTTGGCTCAAATAATATAACATAGCGCAAAGAATTTGTAAACCCAAATCACGTATATGTTTTTAACTTTTTTCTTATCATTTCAAAGAACGATCGAAACTCGCGGCAATACCGGCATCTCCGACATACCAAACCGCTTTTATTCCTGGAAAATGCCGAATAAAATGAAAAATGATCGGATTTTACTGCAAAGATCGCTTCTGCCTGACTTAATTCAACTCATTTGCATGAAAAAGTTGTAATAATCGCTGTTTGAGTAAGACCATTGCTCTGCCGCGATGACTGATTTCATTTTTTACGGTCATCGGTAATTGAGCGAAAGTCAATTGATATTCTTCCACAAAGAAGAGCGGATCATAGCCAAAACCATGATCACCCTGCAAAGAGCGCAGCAGCCTGCCTCTGGTCTCACCGTGAAAAGTCTCCGGCGGAAATCCGGGTCTGACCAAAGCAATTTCCGCTACAAAGTAAGCTTCTCTCTCTTCTCCCTCGGCTGACTGCATTTTCATCAGCAGTTTCGCATTGTTCTCCGCATCGGTTGCCTGTTCACCGGCATAGCGCGCGGAATAAATACCCGGTTCTCCGCCCAGATACGGTAGCACAATGCCGGAATCATCGGCGATTGTCCATTCATTGGTAAGGGCTGCGATCGCGGCGGCTTTTTTAACCGCATTTTCGGCAAATGTATGACCGTTTTCCGCAATTTCGGCGCTCAAGCCGATTTCTTTGGCAGTCAGCAATTCAATTGGCAAATCCTGGGTAAGGGCACGAAATTCTCGGATTTTTCCCTGATTACCGGTGGCTAATAGCACTCTTCTCACGAATACATCCCTCTAAAAGTGTATATTTTCTTTTTGCAGAACTTCTTTTTGTTTTTGAATCAAGTTTTGGATTCCGACTTCCGCCATGTCCAGCATGCGATTCATTTGGATACGGTTAAAGGTAGCTTCTTCCCCGGTTCCCTGAATCTCCACAAATTCACCGGAACCGGTCATTACAACATTCATATCCACATCCGCATTGGAATCTTCATCGTAACACAAGTCCATTAAAATTTCTTGATTCCGCATCCCCACACTGACAGCGGCTAGGTAGTTCGTAATAGGAATCGAAGGCAGGATTCCTTTCCGCACCAATTTATCACACGCCATGACCAGTGCCAGCCAAGCAGCCGTGATAGAAGCCGTCCGGGTTCCGCCGTCCGCCTGCAGTACATCACAGTCAAGCGTAATCGTTCTTTCCCCCAAAGCTTCCAAATCACAGACCGCTCTTAAGGATCGGCCGATTAAGCGTTGAATTTCCTGTGTCCTGCCGCCAATGCCGTTACCGCGTCTTCCCTCCCGTTGATTGCGCAAAGCAGTGGCTCTCGGCAGCATATTATATTCGGCGGTAACCCAGCCTTTACCGCTTCCTTTCAGAAAGGGCGGCACATGCTCCTCCACGGTTGCAGTTACTAAAATGATGGTATTTTCCACTTGAATTTGTACGGAACCTTCTGCGTAGATATTAAAACCGGTCTTAATGAACACAGGACGCAGCTCATATTCTTTTCTACCGTTAAAGCGCATTGTTGGAGATGCCTGCCTTCCGTCTACTTTTTCTTTTTTTTATCCATGATTTCATCCAAACGTTTGAGAGAATTCAAAAGATGCAGCTGATCTTCTTCACTGACAGAAACAAGGATCCCGGCTAAATACTCTTTCCGGCGGTATATCACCTCATCTACCAATTTTTCCCCTTTGGGCAGGATCTGCAAACGTACGACACGTCGGTCATCCACATCACGGATACGCTGCACCAATTCATTCCGTTCCATCCGGTCAATCAAATCGGTAGCCGTGCTGTAAGCAAGATACATTTTCTCGCCCAGTTCGCCGATGGTGATTGTGCCGTTTTTTTGCAGGACTTGCAAAGCGGTCAGCTGCGGTGGCGTAATATTAAAGTCGGCTAAAATCTCTCTGCCTTGGATACGAATTACATTACTGACATGCCGTAGCAGCCATTCAAGTTCCCCGACCGTTTCGGTAAATTCACGTTCTTTTTCCATTAAAAAATCACCTCACCAAATTTCTCCATACAGAATTATACATCTTATCCCTTTTAAAGTCCAGTGCTATTGCAGAATTGAGGTGTAAATTTTTCGGTATCAAAAATTACTGTATCCGTAAAGTTCTATCAATGAGCATTCATTATTTTGCAGCGAATCGCTGTCTTTTTCCCGCGTCAGCGATTCGCTGCTAATTTAAGTAAAGCAGCCGTTCCAACTGATCACCGGTGTTCATTTGCCCTACGGCCAGCGCCACCCGTTCTCCATTCAATAAGAATTGAACTTTTTCAATAGCGGGAAATTCAGTCAGGGTTTGCACAATTGCCTTGATCGCCAATTCAAACTGCGCCTGATTGGCAGCAAAATTGTAATCGCCAAAATCCAAGTCCAAAATTGCCGTCCTGTCTTTCACAGCAAAGTTTCTAAGATACACCCGTGCCGGAGCGCCCTCGGGATTACTGAGCACAGAAGCCTGTAAGGAACTGGCATACGCTGCCGGCCCTTCCAAAAGCATGACAAGCGTTTGCATGATACTGTCGTCTGTATTGGGTAAACGAACCGTAATCGGCACCAGACTGTCCGTTTCCGGTACCAACCAATAGACCACAGTTTTGCTTTCCTGCCGCACCGTTTCTTCGTTTGGCCATTCCGGCCGGCTCAGCGGCAAATTGATCTCATATTGCGCGCTGTTGCGGGACAAGAAATTACTGTTTTGTCCATCCAGAAGAAATTGGACCTTATTGATCGATTTAAATTCGGTCAGTGTCATGACCAACGCATCTCCCACGCTTTTCACAGCACTGAAAGAAGGCAAAGCGGCGGTAAAACTATCCGGCAAATCCAAATAAGCAATTTTATCTCTGACTGCAATCGAAGCTACCTCAACACTGGGCAGTCCGAGCGCCTGGCAAAGATGTGTCAGGGTCGCATTGACCGCCTGTACATGCAGCGGCTGGCTGGAGTTTGTTTCCTCCGTCACGGCATAATACCAAAAACGATTGCCATTGCTGAAGAGACGATATGCAATCATTTGTTTTACTTTTGCGCTTTCTGTCGTATGCAGATATTCCGGATCCTCTTCACCGTACAAGCTAATCTGATCGCCAAATACATGGTCAACGGAAGCCGACAGCTGGTTTGGGCGATTGCATCCTGTCAGGCAAAGCATCAGAAGGAGAAGCAGCGTAATTGTTTTTTTCATCGGAACCTCCACTTCTCACCGGCTAATTACTGAGAAAATAGACGGCGACATTTCTTTTCGCCCAGGCTACAGCATCGGCATGAGAATCAAAACCAAGATCCAGATGATTGGGGGCTATAGCTCCGCCGGTATCTCCGGCAACGGCATAACCATATCCTTCCACATAGAGCCGGGTACCGAAAGGAATTCTGCTGGTATCCACCCCAACCACCCCATATCCCTGCGCCCGGCCGCTGGCGGTGATACCATAGCCATAATCACCGGGATCCTTACCGCAGCAGAGAGAACAGGAGCAATAGCCGGTGGTAGTCATGTAGGCCACTTGCGAAAAAGAAATCAGATCACCGTTGGCGAGCTGGGTCTGCGTTTGTGTACCGTATTCCACAATCTGATTTGACATCGTCTGTTGCTCTTCTGTCCTCAACAGCTGCCTTGCCACTTCCGTGCCGTCTTCCGTGGTCACAAGATAAGTACAGAGGGCGATACCATCACGCCCGGCTGTCGTAATCCTTTGCTGGCCAACAAAAAGATCGTTGCTGGCAACTGAAATCGTGTCAAAAGGCAATCTCACACGCTCGCTCACAGTCTCCTGTCTGACCCGTATCACGCGAATTTCCATATTTTCCTTGAGCGGAGTGGCCGCTTCCGGCTGCACAAGATCCATTCCGCCGCATTGTACCGCTGCCTCCAGCAATAAGTCCTGCACCGTCGCAGCGCTACTTTGGCCGCGGCTTGTCACGCCTTCAACCGTCAGCGTATAGGGGACACTATAATAAACTGTAATCAGCATCTCGTCGCTTAACCGCTCATTACCGGCCGGGACAACCCGATCCGACTCGCGAAGCACGATATTTTGTTCCTGCAGCAGCTCTGCCACGGTGAATTTCATCGTAGAAATCTTACTTTCTTTGCCAGCCACCACCAGGGTAACCTCTTTGCTCTGGTATTGATATAACACACCGGCAGTCAGACAAGCGCATAACAAAATGAGACAAAGCGACAGGAACCCTTTTCGGGAGATTTTTCTCAGGTTTCTTTTCAATTTCACGGTTCGAATCATCCTTTCCCGGGAGAGAATCCAATCCATATTAACTTTTTTCATTTCCCTTGTCAAGAAGATGACCTTGTGCAAGCATTTGCAGCGGCATATTGCTATAATTTAACATATCATGCGTTCTGGCGTCGCATTAATCTGTTAGTTCTGGACTGAATGCCCGATCCCCTTCATTTGACCATTTAATGACAGAGTTTACCGCAAAAACAGCGGATCGCTTCACTGTTTATAATGGTTCTCCTGAAAATGCAGGATTTTTTTCCGGTTAGCGAGAATAGAGTGCTACACTTGAAAAGGAGGTGCCTCATGCCGGTCATCCACGAAACAGAACGGCAAGATATGGAATTGCTGCGCCCTTCCAATACTACAATTTGGCCTTTGCAGGGATTCAGGGATGGCAAGTGGCAAATCTGTCATTCACGCCGGGAGGCACTGCAATCTGCTTGGCAAAAGTTCGCCGTCCTGACTTCTTCTCCTGGTGCTTCTGAATCTTCGACGCTGGCAGAAGCGGACAGTGCTGACGGTCAGGCTGCAGCGTTGCCGGTGTTTGGCATTCTCTACCGTGAGATTTCTCTTAACAATCGCGAAGCCGGCTTCGGCTTTGAAGATTATCATTTCCGTCAGCTTGCTCGTCTCTCTGCCAATTACGGTTTCAGAACGGTTGTCTTTGCCGCCAAAGGCCTGGATTATGAGCGGAAAACGCTACAAGGTTATTCCTTAACACCGTATCAGGAGTGGCAGCCCGGTTGCTTTCCCCTGCCTGCCGTGATTTACTATCGTGGCGTCAGCATCTTCGTGGAGGAAAACAGCGAACGGATGCAGGCGTTGCAGCAGCTAAGCAGTTTAGGCATTCCCAGTCTGAACAATTCTCTTTTTACACTCCTGCTGGATCACAAACTGAATTTCTACCGTTTTTTGCAGCAAACGGCGCTTTCGCCTTTCCTGCCGGAAACAAGGGAATATTCCGCTGCCGCACTTTGGGAAATGCAAAAGCGGCACCGGGTCCTGTTTTTCAAACCAATTGCCGGTTATGAATCCCGTGGTCTGCTGCGCCTGCAGCAGCTTGAGCCCGGTTGGCAGCTCGATTATAATGATGACAACGGCATTTTTTCAACACAAACCTTGAATTCACCAGAAAATCTGCTGCTGCGGCTGGAGCAAATCACTCAAAATCAGGATTATCTGATTCAGGCGGGGATCCCCTCTTTTTTGTGCGATCATAGCGTTTTTGAACAAAGGATCTTAATGCAGCGCTGTAAAAAAAAATGGCTGCAGGCTTGCCACGTGCTCCGCAGCAGCGGCACTCCGGATCTGCCGTTTATCACCGCTGCGCGCGAAATTACCGCTGATGCGGCAGTTCTGAAGAACCTGCTCACGAAAGAGCAGCAGAACAGCATGAAGGCTCAAATTCAGACCGCCGTTCGCGGTCTGACGCAATTATTCGGCGAGAAACCGTATGAAGCCAGTGAGTTTTCCTGTGATTTTATGCTGGATACGAAAGGCAAGATCTGGCTGTTGGAATGCAATGCCAAGCCTTCCGGTTTTTTTATTCAGACCGGTGACCTGGACGGACGCATGGCTTATTTACGGCATACCTTACAGCAAGCCGTCTATCTTGCCGAGCAAGACCAGGCGTATCCTCACGCTAAGCTTTAAAAACTCTTGAAACATCTTATGCTCTCCTGCTCAATGCCGTGTTAAAATGAAATGAAACTAAGGAAAGGAGAAGATTCTGCATGATCAGTCAATCCAAAAAGCGACCGAAATACACGATTCGTGATATGGTCATTACGGCTCTCTTTATTAGTCTGGTCCTGGTCTTCACCATGTTTATCAATATTCGTTTGCCCATTGCCGCCAACGGAGGGCTGATCCATTTAGGCAATGTACCGTTGTTTGTAGCAGCCGTCTGTTTGGGTAAAAATAAAGCTGCCCTGGCCGGCGGCATCGGTATGGCTTTGTTCGATCTGCTGTCGAGCTGGGTCAGTTGGGCGCCTTTTACACTCGTTATCGTCGGTTTGATGGGGTATATCAGCGGGTTGATTCTGGAAAAAAAGCAGAGACCCAAGGATTATGTTTTTGCGGTGACCATCGCTCTCCTGATCAAAGTCGTAGGTTATTATTTGGCGGAATGGTTCCTGTACGGCAATCTCATCGCGCCGCTGACCAGCATTCCGGGCAACATCATTCAGGTTGTTACCGGCGGTATCATCGCGTATCCTGTTGCGTTTGCCTTAAAAAAGGTGATGAAAAACTTTTAATCCTTTTTGGCGGTCCTATCAAATCAAAAAGCTGTTTCTCTGACGGTTTGCAGAACCGCCGCTGAAACAGCTTTTTCTATTGGCTTAATCTCCGTTTCCTTCCGTTTCTTTTTCCGGTGTATTATAAAATTGAACCGATTGGAAAGGCGATATGGTTGAGATGGCATGCTTATAGACCAGTTGCTGCCTGCCTTCCGATTCAATGACAACACAGTAACTGTCAAATCCGCGCACCAGTCCGCGCAGTTGAAAACCGTTGACTAAATAAACGGTAACCATACTATTCTCTTTACGCACCACATTTAAAAAGGCATCCTGTAAATTCAGTGTCTTATTCATTCCAGACATCCTTCCACTATTCTTTTCAACAGTTTAACACAAAAAGCGTTTGCTGCACAAGCATTTGCAATTCAGCCAGGAGAATTTCTTCCGTCGCATAGGCGCTGAGATCAAACCAGTGAATCTCTGGATTCGCTCTGAACCAAGTCAGCTGCCGTTTGGCATAACGCCGCGTATTTTGCTTTAAGAGAGCGGCCACTTCAGCCAGGCTGATTTCAGCCCGGAAATAAGGGAAAAATTCTTTATACCCTAACGCCTGTCCGGCAGGCAGTGATTCTGTCAAACCCTGCCCGATCAGCTGTCTGACTTCTTCCGGTAAGCCCTGCTCGAACATTGCGTCGATTCTTTGTTCAATACGGGCATAAAGCTCCTCCCTGGGCCGAGTCAGACCCAGATAAAGCACTTGGTAAAGCGGTGCGGCATCTTTTGTTTCCTGCTCTGCCAGAGAAATTGGCTGACCGCTACTGTAATAAACTTCCAGGGCACGAATAATGCGTTTTGTGTCATTGACATGCAGTTTGGCAGCCGTTTGCGAGTCGATTTGCGCCAACTCGTTCAGCAAGCTGAGGTTGCCCTCTTGAGCGGCCCGTCGCTGTAGAGCACTGCGCAGAGACAAATCAAGCTTTGCTTGGCTGAAATCATACGGTTCCAAAGCAGCCCGCACATAAAGACCGCTGCCGCCAACCAGAATTGGCAGTTTTCCCCTTTGCTGGATTTGAGTAATCGCCGCCCGCGCATCCTTTTGATACTGAGCGACAGAATAACGCTCGGTGATTGGCAAAAAATCGATACAATGGTGCGGAATGCGGGCTCTTTCCGCCGCGCTTGCTTTCGCTGTCCCGATATTCATCCCGCGATAAATTTGCATCGAATCCGCCGAAACGATTTCGGCATTGAAACGTTCGGCCAGGCGCAGCGAAATCGCTGTTTTCCCTACCCCGGTCGGTCCTACAATGACGGCGACGCGCGCCAATTTTTCTTTCATCTGTTCAGCTCACTCCATAGACCGCTCAAGGCGTTACTCGTTTAAAGATCTTATCCAAATCCGTTAAGGACAAACAATAAAAGGTCGGCCGGCCATGCGGACAAGTGGCCGCATTTTCTGTGCGGCCCAACTGTTCGATTAATTCACTCATCCGGTTTTGCGGCAGCCACTGATTGGCCTTGATCGCACCTTTGCAGGACATTGTGATCAGCGTCTTCATAGTTAAATCAGAGGCTGAAAGCGGACGTTCCGTCGCTGTCAGCTCGTTAAAAATCTCAACCAGCCCTTCTCTGGCGCCGTCTCCGGTCAAAAGCTGCGGCATTTCCCGCACCAGCAGAGTCTGATTGCCAAAATCCTCAAGCAGAAAGCCGAGTGTCCGCAATTCTGCCAGGCGCTGTATGATGCGATCAAATTCCATTACCGGCAATTCAATGGTATAGGGCATCAGCATGGTTTGGCTGCTGATTTGGCCTTGCTCCATTTGGGCTTTCAGCATGCCAAACAGAATCCGTTCATGCGCGGCATGCTGATCAAACAGATAAAAAGCATCGATTGACTGCGCCAAAAGATAGGTGCCGGCTAATTGACTGATCACCCGCATCGGCGGGAAAATCGAGGGTTGCTTCAAATCCAACGCTGAGAATTGCGGGTTTTGCGGTGGCAAAACTTGTCCTGACTCTTCGCTGCGGCTGGCAGCCGTCAATTCATCCGGCGCTGCATACAACCTTGCTTGCGGTGCCGTCGCAGCACGCTGATTCGCCATAGGGAACGAAGACAGCAAGGATTCCTGCCGAATTGTCGGCCTGGCCGTTGCCGTTGTTTCAGCCGCCAACCAGTCTTCTGATTGCTGTGGAGGATGATAGACGACCGTCTGTTCCGCTTCTTTGCCCAAAAGCTGCGGATTCAACGCAGAACGCACACCGCAGAGACAAAGTTGATACAGCTTAGCTTCCTCACGAAAGCGGACTTCCGTCTTGGCCGGATGGACATTGACATCCACCTGCTCCAAAGGTAATTGAATGGACAAAACAAAAAACGGATATTTCCGCGGCGGCATGATTTGACGATAGGCTTCCTCCACGGCGTGCTGGATATTTCTAGCCTGCGCATAGCGCCCGTTGATCACAAAGTGCTCGTCGCGGCGGTTGGATCGGCTGAACGTGGGTTTGCCGATATAGCCTGAGATGCGATATTCCCCCTCGCTGTAGACAAGCGGCAGCAGCTGTTGCATCACATCATGCCCGTAAACGGCTCGAATCACATCATCCAATTTACCATTGCCGGGTGTGGACAAGACCAGGCGATCATCTCTGGTGCATTCGATGGCCACATCGGGTCGGGACAGTGCCAGACTGAGTGCCACATTCAGGATATGGCTGCCTTCGGCAGCGACACTTTTCATAAACTTGAGCCGGGCGGGGGTGTTGTAAAATAAATCTTCGACAATGACTTGGGTACCTTTGGGGGCGGCGGCATCTTCCGCCGTGATTACTCCCTGATTCACCCGCACTTTGGTTCCGGCCAGGTCGTCCTGTCGACGGGTCAGCAAGCAAAAGTGCGAAACCGAGGCGATGCTGGGTAAGGCTTCACCGCGAAAGCCCAGCGTCTTGATGGCGAAGAGGTCACTTTCTTCCTGCAATTTACTGGTAGCATGCCGTTCCAAAGCCAAAACCGCATCCGACCGATTCATACCGCTGCCGTTGTCCGTCAGACTGATTCTGGTCAGACCACCGCCGGAAATATCAATGGAGACTTGGCTGGCACCGGCGTCAATGGCATTCTCCAATAACTCCTTGACCACCGAAGCGGGTCGTTCGACAACTTCCCCGGCAGCGATTTTATTGGTTAAGTCCGCGCTGAGAATCCGAATCATGGCTGACACCTCCTGCACACTGATTGCTGAACCGGACAGTAATTTACTTTTTCAATTCCTTCTGCCACTCGTTGATTAAATTAATCGCTTCAATCGGGGTCATTGACATCACATCAGCCCGACGCAAGCGAGCCAAAACCGGATGTTCCTCGGCGCTCAGCAAGGGCAGCTGCAATGCGCTCATCTCCGCTGTGGGCTTCTGAGCGGTTTCCTGCCTTAAACGCACCTCATCGTTCGATTCCATTTGCTTCAGAATTTCTCTGGCGCGCTTGATTATGTTTTTCGGCAAGCCGGCCAGTCTGGCGACTTCAATCCCATAACTCTTGTCTACGGCTCCCGCAACGATGCGGTGCAGGAAGACAATGTCCTCCCCTTTGCCTTTCACCGCAACCGAGTAATTCTTTACACCGCTGTAGAGCTGCTCCAGATCGGTCAATTCATGATAATGCGTAGCGAATAAGGTTCTCGCTCCCAATTGCTTGGGGTTCTGAATATACTCTAAGGCCGCGCGGGCAATGCTCATCCCGTCAAAGGTACTCGTCCCGCGGCCGATTTCATCAAGCACCAGCAAACTATTGGTCGTAGCGGAAGCTAAAATCTGGCTCAGTTCTGTCATTTCCACCATGAAAGTCGATTGTCCGCCGGCCAGATCATCACCGGAACCAACACGGGTGAATATACGGTCGACGATACCAATTTCCGCGGCGGCAGCCGGAACATAGGAGCCCATCTGCGCCATCAGCACAATCAAAGCATTCATGCGTAAATAGGTGCTTTTGCCAGCCATATTGGGACCGGTGATGATCATAACCCGCTGGGTTTCTTTATCCAGGAATAAGTCATTGGGAATATACGGCCTGTCTTTCAGCGTACGCTCTACCACCGGATGACGTCCTTCGCGGATGCGAAGACAGCCGCTCTGATTGATCACCGGTTTGTTATAGCGGTATTTCACTGCAACCTCCGCCAAAGAAGCAAGACAATCCAGCGTCGCCACCACTTGAGCGGCTTTTCTGATTTCCTCCGTAAAACTTCCGATCCAGTCGCGCAACTCTACAAAAAGCTCATATTCCAATTCGACTAATTTTTCTTGCGCCCCCAAAATCGTCTCTTCCAGCTTTTTCAGATCTTCGGTAATATAGCGCTCGCAATTTGCCAGGGTTTGTTTGCGGATATAAGTGGGCGGCACGTTACCCAACTGCGCCTTGGTCACTTCCAAATAATAACCAAAAATCCGATTGTAACCCACTTTCAGGGTGCGGATACCGGTTTTCTCCCGTTCTTGCTTTTCTAAATCGACCAACCAATTCTTACCCTCGCGGGCTGCCGTGCTGTAACGGTCCGCCTCGGCATGATAACCCGGCCGGATGATACCGCCTTCACGCAGGGAAATAGGCGGTTCGTCGACGATTGCGGCGGCAATCCTGAGAGTTACAGCGGATAAATCGGGCAGACGATGATGATTGGTCTGTAAGATGGAGGAAGCGGCTCCGCTTAAAATTTGCTGCACTTCGGGCAGCACGGCCAGCGATTGCTGCAAAGCCAGTAAGTCGCGCCCATTGGCCGAACCAAAAGCAATCCGGCCCATCAGCCGTTCCAGATCGTAAACATGAGCCAGCGCTTCGCCCAAACGGAAACGCATTTCGCTGTTCTCCACCAATTCCTGCACTCCGGCCAGCCGATTTTCAATTTGCGCCACATTGGTCAGCGGCTGCAAAACCCATTGATGCAGCATTCT
This DNA window, taken from Negativicutes bacterium, encodes the following:
- the rdgB gene encoding RdgB/HAM1 family non-canonical purine NTP pyrophosphatase, which translates into the protein MRRVLLATGNQGKIREFRALTQDLPIELLTAKEIGLSAEIAENGHTFAENAVKKAAAIAALTNEWTIADDSGIVLPYLGGEPGIYSARYAGEQATDAENNAKLLMKMQSAEGEEREAYFVAEIALVRPGFPPETFHGETRGRLLRSLQGDHGFGYDPLFFVEEYQLTFAQLPMTVKNEISHRGRAMVLLKQRLLQLFHANELN
- the rph gene encoding ribonuclease PH — its product is MRFNGRKEYELRPVFIKTGFNIYAEGSVQIQVENTIILVTATVEEHVPPFLKGSGKGWVTAEYNMLPRATALRNQREGRRGNGIGGRTQEIQRLIGRSLRAVCDLEALGERTITLDCDVLQADGGTRTASITAAWLALVMACDKLVRKGILPSIPITNYLAAVSVGMRNQEILMDLCYDEDSNADVDMNVVMTGSGEFVEIQGTGEEATFNRIQMNRMLDMAEVGIQNLIQKQKEVLQKENIHF
- a CDS encoding MarR family transcriptional regulator, with amino-acid sequence MEKEREFTETVGELEWLLRHVSNVIRIQGREILADFNITPPQLTALQVLQKNGTITIGELGEKMYLAYSTATDLIDRMERNELVQRIRDVDDRRVVRLQILPKGEKLVDEVIYRRKEYLAGILVSVSEEDQLHLLNSLKRLDEIMDKKKKK
- a CDS encoding GerMN domain-containing protein; translation: MKKTITLLLLLMLCLTGCNRPNQLSASVDHVFGDQISLYGEEDPEYLHTTESAKVKQMIAYRLFSNGNRFWYYAVTEETNSSQPLHVQAVNATLTHLCQALGLPSVEVASIAVRDKIAYLDLPDSFTAALPSFSAVKSVGDALVMTLTEFKSINKVQFLLDGQNSNFLSRNSAQYEINLPLSRPEWPNEETVRQESKTVVYWLVPETDSLVPITVRLPNTDDSIMQTLVMLLEGPAAYASSLQASVLSNPEGAPARVYLRNFAVKDRTAILDLDFGDYNFAANQAQFELAIKAIVQTLTEFPAIEKVQFLLNGERVALAVGQMNTGDQLERLLYLN
- a CDS encoding G5 domain-containing protein — its product is MKLKRNLRKISRKGFLSLCLILLCACLTAGVLYQYQSKEVTLVVAGKESKISTMKFTVAELLQEQNIVLRESDRVVPAGNERLSDEMLITVYYSVPYTLTVEGVTSRGQSSAATVQDLLLEAAVQCGGMDLVQPEAATPLKENMEIRVIRVRQETVSERVRLPFDTISVASNDLFVGQQRITTAGRDGIALCTYLVTTEDGTEVARQLLRTEEQQTMSNQIVEYGTQTQTQLANGDLISFSQVAYMTTTGYCSCSLCCGKDPGDYGYGITASGRAQGYGVVGVDTSRIPFGTRLYVEGYGYAVAGDTGGAIAPNHLDLGFDSHADAVAWAKRNVAVYFLSN
- a CDS encoding YheC/YheD family protein translates to MPVIHETERQDMELLRPSNTTIWPLQGFRDGKWQICHSRREALQSAWQKFAVLTSSPGASESSTLAEADSADGQAAALPVFGILYREISLNNREAGFGFEDYHFRQLARLSANYGFRTVVFAAKGLDYERKTLQGYSLTPYQEWQPGCFPLPAVIYYRGVSIFVEENSERMQALQQLSSLGIPSLNNSLFTLLLDHKLNFYRFLQQTALSPFLPETREYSAAALWEMQKRHRVLFFKPIAGYESRGLLRLQQLEPGWQLDYNDDNGIFSTQTLNSPENLLLRLEQITQNQDYLIQAGIPSFLCDHSVFEQRILMQRCKKKWLQACHVLRSSGTPDLPFITAAREITADAAVLKNLLTKEQQNSMKAQIQTAVRGLTQLFGEKPYEASEFSCDFMLDTKGKIWLLECNAKPSGFFIQTGDLDGRMAYLRHTLQQAVYLAEQDQAYPHAKL
- a CDS encoding ECF transporter S component, which codes for MISQSKKRPKYTIRDMVITALFISLVLVFTMFINIRLPIAANGGLIHLGNVPLFVAAVCLGKNKAALAGGIGMALFDLLSSWVSWAPFTLVIVGLMGYISGLILEKKQRPKDYVFAVTIALLIKVVGYYLAEWFLYGNLIAPLTSIPGNIIQVVTGGIIAYPVAFALKKVMKNF
- the hfq gene encoding RNA chaperone Hfq — protein: MNKTLNLQDAFLNVVRKENSMVTVYLVNGFQLRGLVRGFDSYCVVIESEGRQQLVYKHAISTISPFQSVQFYNTPEKETEGNGD
- the miaA gene encoding tRNA (adenosine(37)-N6)-dimethylallyltransferase MiaA; its protein translation is MKEKLARVAVIVGPTGVGKTAISLRLAERFNAEIVSADSMQIYRGMNIGTAKASAAERARIPHHCIDFLPITERYSVAQYQKDARAAITQIQQRGKLPILVGGSGLYVRAALEPYDFSQAKLDLSLRSALQRRAAQEGNLSLLNELAQIDSQTAAKLHVNDTKRIIRALEVYYSSGQPISLAEQETKDAAPLYQVLYLGLTRPREELYARIEQRIDAMFEQGLPEEVRQLIGQGLTESLPAGQALGYKEFFPYFRAEISLAEVAALLKQNTRRYAKRQLTWFRANPEIHWFDLSAYATEEILLAELQMLVQQTLFVLNC